A portion of the Granulosicoccus antarcticus IMCC3135 genome contains these proteins:
- a CDS encoding polysaccharide biosynthesis protein codes for MQQQSGQFSLVPSFVKGMAKNLSATGRGRKQIIGMSIDACMVIVSLSAAYALRVGELNVVHFSYQFLLLLPLTVLVFMGLGIYRWIVRSSTLGLFYQVVKGAVCSAFILLLLLYLIPPESSHPRSIFIIYGLVLGMLCCGYRMLWKAFFSSHRKGATVAIFGAGAAGIKLASILKNGEEYRPVCFIDDDNAVVGSTIMGRRVLNGRVKNLQSQLLRLEVSQVIIAIPSLDSEHYSNIYDRLDAVGIPFKTSPSSVELLSGRSAISEIREVSVTDILGRNEALPDPRLLQSAIAGKSILVTGGGGSIGSEICRQIIMQMPRRLVVLDNSEANLYHIGEEMLQLLANTSDLAAIEFDTILCSVADRARIKQIFTETHFDTVYHAAAYKHVPIIERFPEQGAEVNVFGTLNVLDAAISAGVGRFVLISTDKAVRPTNAMGATKRVAEMVLQAKARNSGSTIISMVRFGNVLASNGSVVPKFRRQIAAGGPITLTHPDITRYFMTIPEASQLVIQASAISKGGDVFVLDMGEPIKIAQLAETMIKLHCQRVEQAGGMRPDITIKITGLRPGEKMYEELFIDDSCQRTSVEKVMSADEQHLSWDKLEPQLVRLRSVLVGAKPELVRERLFDIVYHTDQQLKATDESSSVEGSEVQQLSAVHS; via the coding sequence ATGCAGCAACAGTCTGGTCAGTTCAGCCTTGTGCCGTCCTTTGTCAAGGGTATGGCAAAAAACCTGTCGGCTACCGGAAGAGGGCGTAAGCAGATCATCGGCATGTCTATTGACGCGTGCATGGTCATAGTCTCTTTGTCGGCTGCTTATGCTTTGCGTGTTGGAGAGCTGAATGTAGTTCACTTTTCCTATCAGTTTTTACTGCTACTACCGCTGACAGTGCTTGTGTTTATGGGTCTTGGCATATACCGCTGGATTGTTCGCTCATCGACATTGGGTCTGTTTTATCAAGTGGTGAAAGGCGCGGTCTGTTCTGCGTTTATTCTGTTGCTTCTCCTCTACCTTATTCCACCAGAAAGCAGCCATCCCCGCTCAATCTTCATCATATATGGCTTGGTTCTGGGCATGCTGTGTTGTGGCTATAGAATGCTTTGGAAGGCTTTTTTCAGCTCGCATCGCAAAGGAGCCACGGTGGCGATCTTCGGTGCAGGTGCTGCGGGTATCAAGCTTGCCAGTATTCTCAAAAACGGTGAGGAGTATCGCCCCGTTTGTTTCATTGACGACGATAACGCAGTAGTTGGTTCAACCATCATGGGCCGCCGGGTTTTGAATGGACGGGTCAAGAATCTGCAGTCCCAGCTCTTGAGGCTGGAGGTCAGTCAGGTCATCATCGCCATTCCCAGTCTGGACTCAGAGCACTATTCGAATATCTACGATCGGCTGGACGCCGTGGGTATTCCTTTCAAGACATCTCCCAGTTCTGTGGAGTTGCTGTCCGGTCGGTCCGCCATCAGTGAGATTCGTGAGGTCTCTGTTACTGACATTCTTGGGCGAAATGAGGCGCTACCAGATCCCCGCTTGTTGCAATCAGCCATTGCTGGAAAATCAATACTGGTCACAGGAGGGGGCGGTTCAATCGGCTCTGAGATCTGCCGCCAGATCATCATGCAGATGCCTCGACGCCTGGTTGTACTGGACAATAGCGAGGCGAACCTTTACCACATTGGTGAAGAAATGCTGCAGCTTCTTGCCAACACTAGTGACTTGGCAGCCATAGAATTCGATACCATTCTGTGCTCGGTGGCTGATCGTGCCCGCATCAAGCAAATCTTCACCGAAACGCATTTCGATACTGTCTATCATGCGGCAGCCTACAAACACGTGCCCATTATCGAACGCTTCCCCGAGCAGGGCGCTGAAGTCAATGTGTTTGGCACGCTCAATGTACTCGATGCAGCCATTTCTGCAGGCGTCGGTCGGTTTGTTCTGATATCCACAGATAAGGCCGTACGGCCAACCAATGCCATGGGAGCCACCAAGCGTGTAGCAGAGATGGTGCTGCAAGCCAAGGCGCGAAATTCTGGAAGCACCATCATTTCCATGGTTCGATTCGGCAATGTGCTGGCATCTAATGGCTCGGTTGTCCCCAAGTTTCGTCGGCAAATCGCTGCAGGAGGCCCCATCACGCTGACGCACCCCGATATAACACGGTACTTCATGACGATACCCGAAGCATCACAACTGGTGATACAGGCCAGTGCTATCTCAAAGGGTGGCGATGTCTTTGTTCTTGATATGGGCGAGCCTATCAAGATCGCGCAACTGGCAGAAACCATGATCAAACTGCACTGTCAGCGGGTCGAGCAAGCAGGGGGCATGCGCCCCGATATCACGATAAAAATTACGGGTTTGCGGCCGGGCGAAAAGATGTACGAAGAGCTATTCATTGACGATTCGTGTCAGCGAACCTCAGTAGAAAAAGTCATGAGTGCCGACGAGCAGCATCTTTCATGGGACAAGCTGGAACCGCAGTTGGTGCGACTGCGTAGTGTTCTGGTAGGGGCAAAGCCAGAACTTGTACGGGAGCGTTTGTTCGATATCGTGTATCACACTGATCAGCAACTGAAGGCAACTGACGAATCATCATCGGTTGAAGGCTCCGAGGTGCAGCAACTGTCGGCGGTGCATTCCTGA
- a CDS encoding glycosyltransferase — translation MSTFDVVLFAPNVHSGGGLVLLNALIGSFPEDGCFAAFLDCRARNELTMPANCTVHWVKTSPVSRIYAEYKLRKVAKYTKIVFCFHGLPPLLPNSAKSYVFLQNRLYIDQSRLKEFKTWTRCRLTLERLILDKLKSRVERFIVQTPSMSRAVEKWYSRNGGAQKLPDVVVFPFIGYQESTSAISSRSPAWDFIYVADGEAHKNHRKLLSAWKILADSGVRPTLALTLSDRDQSLRCEIEALARKEGLNVRDLGYVQPSDLISLYNDARALIYPSLSESLGLPLVEATNLGLPIVASELDYVRDVCTPAETFDPASAMSIARAVERFLGIMRPVSQMRTAGNFWEMLLIDNRPKI, via the coding sequence ATGAGTACGTTTGATGTTGTGTTATTTGCTCCAAACGTGCATTCAGGCGGTGGCTTGGTTTTGCTGAATGCCTTGATTGGTAGTTTTCCTGAAGATGGGTGCTTCGCAGCATTTCTGGATTGCAGGGCAAGAAATGAATTGACAATGCCCGCCAATTGCACAGTCCACTGGGTCAAAACGAGCCCTGTATCGCGCATTTATGCAGAGTACAAATTACGCAAAGTTGCAAAATATACAAAGATTGTATTTTGCTTTCACGGATTACCACCATTACTACCCAACAGTGCCAAAAGCTATGTTTTTCTACAGAACAGACTCTACATAGATCAGTCGCGATTGAAAGAGTTTAAAACATGGACTCGCTGCAGGCTGACCTTGGAGCGACTGATCCTGGACAAGTTGAAGTCAAGGGTTGAGAGGTTTATCGTACAAACCCCTTCCATGTCAAGGGCGGTAGAAAAATGGTATTCACGTAATGGGGGAGCTCAGAAGCTTCCTGATGTAGTGGTGTTTCCGTTCATTGGTTACCAGGAAAGCACCTCTGCGATAAGTAGTCGGAGTCCAGCCTGGGATTTCATCTACGTTGCTGATGGCGAAGCGCACAAGAACCATCGAAAGCTTCTGAGTGCCTGGAAAATACTGGCGGATTCTGGAGTCAGGCCAACTCTGGCGCTCACCCTTTCCGATCGCGACCAGTCGCTGCGTTGTGAAATTGAAGCTCTAGCTCGAAAAGAAGGGCTCAACGTTCGTGATCTTGGCTACGTACAGCCATCTGATTTGATAAGCCTATACAATGATGCCCGAGCATTGATCTATCCCTCATTGTCCGAATCTTTGGGCCTGCCACTCGTTGAAGCTACGAATCTTGGTCTTCCGATTGTCGCGTCGGAATTGGATTATGTCCGGGATGTATGCACTCCTGCAGAAACCTTTGATCCTGCCTCTGCGATGTCAATTGCGCGTGCCGTTGAGCGTTTTCTTGGCATAATGAGGCCCGTGTCGCAGATGCGGACGGCTGGAAATTTTTGGGAAATGTTGCTTATTGACAATAGGCCCAAGATATGA
- the wecB gene encoding non-hydrolyzing UDP-N-acetylglucosamine 2-epimerase has product MSRVIAALDEYTQHVLVHTGQNYDYELNQVFFDDLGIRKPDYFLEAQGGNAAQTIARVIEKSDGVISGEQPDAVLLYGDTNSCLAVISAKRRKVPVFHMEAGNRCFDQRVPEELNRKVLDHLSDINLVLTEHARRYLIAEGIRPETIIKTGSHMPEVLDHYMPKIRESSVLQRMQLESGKFFIVSAHREENVDSRSNLTDLVETIGALSSTYQCPVIISTHPRTKARLEDLKLELQDPNIQFLKPFGFCDYVRLQQEALCVISDSGTITEEASLLNLPAVTLRNAHERPEGMDVGTLIMSGLKKEQVLEAVRVTIAQHNKANRIARTVPDYDAGQVSMKIVRIVMSYVDYVNRTVWSK; this is encoded by the coding sequence ATGAGCCGTGTCATAGCAGCTCTGGATGAATACACCCAACATGTGTTGGTGCATACCGGACAGAACTATGACTATGAGCTGAATCAGGTCTTCTTCGATGATTTGGGTATCAGAAAGCCTGATTATTTTCTGGAAGCCCAAGGTGGCAATGCCGCGCAGACGATTGCCAGGGTCATCGAGAAGTCAGATGGAGTTATAAGTGGTGAGCAGCCTGATGCGGTATTGCTCTACGGTGATACAAATTCCTGCCTGGCTGTGATATCCGCCAAACGACGAAAAGTACCGGTATTTCACATGGAAGCCGGAAATCGCTGTTTCGACCAGCGCGTCCCAGAGGAATTGAACCGCAAGGTTCTGGATCATCTGAGTGATATAAATCTGGTGTTGACGGAGCATGCCCGTCGTTATCTCATCGCAGAAGGTATCAGGCCAGAGACCATTATCAAGACAGGTTCTCACATGCCAGAGGTGCTGGATCACTATATGCCCAAAATCCGGGAGTCAAGTGTGTTGCAACGGATGCAGCTCGAATCGGGTAAGTTCTTTATTGTCAGTGCACATCGTGAGGAAAATGTTGACTCGCGCAGCAACCTTACAGATCTTGTGGAAACCATTGGTGCACTTTCATCGACCTACCAATGTCCTGTCATCATATCGACGCATCCACGTACGAAAGCCCGGTTGGAGGATCTCAAACTCGAACTACAAGATCCGAATATTCAATTCCTGAAGCCATTTGGATTCTGTGATTATGTGCGGCTACAACAAGAAGCGTTGTGCGTGATATCTGATAGCGGAACAATTACAGAAGAGGCTTCATTGCTCAATTTACCGGCAGTCACACTGCGCAATGCACATGAACGACCGGAGGGGATGGATGTTGGTACTCTTATTATGAGCGGCCTGAAGAAAGAACAGGTACTGGAGGCTGTACGCGTCACAATTGCGCAGCACAACAAAGCCAACCGTATTGCTAGAACAGTCCCAGACTATGATGCTGGGCAAGTATCCATGAAAATTGTCCGAATAGTCATGAGTTATGTTGACTATGTAAATCGTACAGTTTGGTCAAAGTGA
- a CDS encoding oligosaccharide flippase family protein, producing the protein MKYNIAVYRLFASNFVWAFLAEALGKASVLFANIYFAKTLLPASYGVFSVAFSLTVYIALLLEVGSSVHGTREVSRATSEQLSDIVNPIITVRFFVGLLLFFSINTLMFFGTFSDEYKHVFMIFSFYILAMSLTTEWVFRGLQRYAYIAVGNFLLIAVVFSSFLFVSDSSDVLRAAIAIVVAYLLNSFVLFIILKGRLLPLLRMTCSTNQALLVYRSSIKFLLSGIFGMGYLLVPSIALVSIYGSYDAGIFNAFFRPVVSLCGLLHFIPMVVFPMMSKYDKTDKQSFEVIHGVLVWSVALMATLSSVILLLSGGYFTVTFLGAAYAGEIHVLNLLILIIPVFALKNSMLIPLISVGDYSSQVNAALAAFVVSVVVGIPLIYWLSSTGAAMSIFLSELLSCVVVYHAYRRLKADGWTMS; encoded by the coding sequence ATGAAATATAATATTGCTGTGTATCGATTGTTTGCTTCGAATTTTGTCTGGGCCTTTCTAGCGGAGGCTTTGGGCAAGGCGAGTGTTTTATTTGCTAATATATATTTTGCGAAAACTTTGCTTCCGGCATCTTATGGTGTGTTTTCAGTCGCCTTCTCCTTAACCGTATATATTGCCTTGTTGCTGGAGGTCGGTTCGTCGGTGCATGGAACTCGGGAGGTGTCGCGTGCAACGAGTGAACAGTTATCAGATATTGTAAATCCAATAATAACGGTAAGATTTTTCGTAGGTTTGTTGCTCTTTTTTTCTATTAATACACTCATGTTTTTCGGAACGTTCTCTGACGAATATAAACATGTGTTCATGATCTTCAGTTTTTATATTTTGGCGATGTCGCTTACCACGGAGTGGGTGTTCAGAGGGCTGCAGCGCTATGCCTATATAGCTGTCGGGAATTTTCTGTTAATTGCTGTTGTATTTTCATCTTTTTTATTCGTTTCTGATTCAAGTGATGTGCTCCGTGCTGCAATTGCTATCGTGGTTGCTTACCTTCTGAATTCGTTTGTGCTTTTTATTATCTTGAAAGGAAGGTTGTTGCCGCTGCTCAGAATGACATGCAGTACCAACCAGGCCTTGCTGGTGTATCGCTCATCAATCAAGTTTCTTCTTTCAGGAATATTCGGAATGGGGTACCTTTTGGTCCCTTCGATCGCCTTGGTTTCGATCTACGGGTCCTATGATGCAGGTATTTTCAACGCTTTTTTCAGGCCAGTTGTATCACTTTGTGGTTTGTTGCATTTTATTCCTATGGTTGTTTTCCCAATGATGTCGAAATATGATAAGACAGATAAACAATCGTTCGAGGTAATTCACGGGGTGCTCGTTTGGTCTGTGGCGCTAATGGCGACCTTGTCCTCGGTGATACTGTTGTTATCCGGGGGCTATTTCACGGTTACTTTTCTGGGCGCTGCTTATGCTGGTGAGATACACGTTCTTAATCTACTTATCTTGATAATCCCTGTATTTGCATTGAAAAATTCCATGCTTATACCTTTGATAAGTGTTGGTGATTATAGTTCTCAGGTAAATGCTGCACTTGCTGCTTTTGTGGTGTCAGTTGTTGTTGGGATTCCATTGATTTATTGGCTATCGTCGACGGGAGCTGCGATGTCGATCTTTTTGAGCGAGTTGTTGTCGTGTGTTGTGGTTTATCATGCCTATCGTAGGCTAAAGGCGGATGGCTGGACGATGTCTTGA
- a CDS encoding glycosyltransferase family 4 protein, with protein MRLLLIADTFPPLRTSGAVQLYDLSREIVKQGHSLTIILPSADLSSPWQVECDEGIQVVRLHAPKTKDISYLKRSINEFFMPFSMWMNLRKSPIAHQQWDGIVWYSPSIFHGPLVSRLKRASGCKSYLIIRDIFPNWAVDLELMGRNPPFYFFDAVARYQYSVADSIGVQSEGNLRYFHKWAGRQGRKLEVLQNWLADGPVKKCSISLEETPIAGRRVFVYTGNMGVAQGMDILLDVAERLKSRVDIGFLFVGRGSEVCRLKLDAHERGLHNVIFRDEIHPSEIPGLYAQCHFGLVVLDPRHKSHNIPGKFLTYLQSGLPVLASINAGNDLAELIRHEEVGLVSEDGSVENLVCLATDLAGRSDGTNETQMRCRALFMKLFTPGVAARQIVDSFKK; from the coding sequence ATGCGCCTATTGCTGATCGCCGATACCTTTCCTCCATTACGGACGTCGGGAGCCGTACAGCTTTACGATCTCTCTCGAGAGATCGTAAAGCAAGGGCATTCGTTAACGATTATCTTGCCATCTGCAGATTTAAGCAGCCCTTGGCAGGTGGAATGCGACGAGGGTATACAGGTCGTACGATTACACGCGCCCAAGACCAAGGATATCAGCTATTTGAAGCGTTCAATCAACGAATTTTTTATGCCTTTCTCCATGTGGATGAACTTGCGTAAATCGCCCATTGCTCATCAGCAGTGGGATGGAATAGTGTGGTATTCGCCTTCCATATTTCATGGGCCATTAGTAAGTAGGCTTAAACGAGCAAGTGGGTGCAAAAGCTATCTGATTATTCGAGATATTTTCCCCAACTGGGCGGTAGATTTGGAGTTAATGGGACGAAACCCACCATTTTATTTTTTTGATGCCGTCGCACGATATCAGTACAGCGTTGCAGATTCGATAGGAGTCCAGTCAGAAGGTAATCTTCGGTATTTCCACAAATGGGCTGGGAGGCAGGGGCGAAAATTGGAGGTGTTGCAGAATTGGCTAGCCGACGGGCCCGTCAAGAAATGTTCAATATCACTGGAAGAGACGCCAATAGCGGGACGCAGAGTGTTTGTCTATACCGGCAATATGGGAGTTGCACAAGGTATGGATATACTGCTGGATGTGGCTGAGCGTCTGAAATCACGTGTGGATATAGGTTTTCTATTTGTCGGCCGAGGTAGCGAAGTCTGCCGGTTGAAGCTTGATGCCCATGAGCGAGGATTGCACAACGTTATTTTTCGTGACGAAATTCACCCGAGTGAGATACCTGGTCTATATGCGCAATGTCATTTTGGATTGGTCGTACTTGATCCCAGGCATAAGTCCCACAATATTCCCGGAAAATTTTTAACCTATTTGCAGAGTGGTCTGCCGGTGTTGGCCAGTATCAACGCGGGAAACGATCTTGCAGAGTTGATTCGGCATGAGGAAGTTGGCCTTGTTAGTGAGGACGGTTCTGTTGAAAATCTGGTGTGTTTGGCTACCGATTTAGCAGGTCGCAGTGATGGAACTAATGAAACGCAAATGCGTTGTCGTGCACTTTTCATGAAATTGTTTACACCTGGTGTGGCTGCGCGTCAGATAGTCGATTCATTTAAAAAATAA
- a CDS encoding O-antigen ligase family protein: MRKNIYLTIYPKIIVALTLPLAGSPGFAVVYLSLFVWSLCGTKMAIESLVLVSVVSSLNTGLYAGAGSFVFLKWLIVMGALISGIRTFAFRKYSRCIKLLIGSLLLFVSSLIVTSLFNSYALDVSMFKIFTFLLGVLAIIMCFVDSFYRYEYWWAWFNAVFVVIIVSSLPLTLLYVGYYLNGRGFQGILNQPQLYGLFVAVYGAFMFGELIEKKRISAFLVFMLLAAIITLFLSESRTGVMACALGFFFAVFYKFFTQASTRLGVFKKIPIVMLGLIVFLSVVTLVYGVDLGSAVFDFMIKGGREGAMQIVDSVETRSDALRISLNNFFNHPVGGIGFGLASIPAFMDVYHDPYFNIPISAPVEKTNIYIGLLEESGIAGVTAFMLLAWFIISRVARHGSLGALSLILTIFILGMGEAFMFSINGFGGFAWILIVFLYLRSDPRIRNR; this comes from the coding sequence GTGAGAAAAAATATTTATCTGACTATTTATCCGAAAATTATTGTTGCCTTAACACTACCATTGGCAGGAAGTCCTGGTTTTGCAGTTGTGTACTTGTCACTGTTTGTTTGGTCTTTATGTGGGACCAAAATGGCGATAGAGTCTCTAGTATTGGTATCTGTTGTTTCTTCATTGAACACAGGACTCTACGCAGGAGCAGGCTCATTCGTTTTCTTGAAATGGTTGATTGTGATGGGAGCCTTGATCTCCGGTATTCGTACTTTTGCATTCAGGAAGTACAGTAGATGCATAAAATTGTTAATAGGGTCGTTGCTTCTTTTTGTGTCGAGCTTGATAGTGACCTCCTTGTTCAATAGCTACGCCCTGGATGTATCAATGTTTAAAATATTTACATTTCTACTGGGAGTGCTGGCTATCATAATGTGTTTTGTCGATTCGTTCTATCGGTATGAGTATTGGTGGGCTTGGTTCAACGCCGTTTTCGTGGTTATTATCGTATCCAGTTTGCCGTTGACTTTGCTGTACGTCGGATATTATTTGAACGGAAGGGGGTTTCAAGGAATCTTGAATCAGCCTCAGTTGTATGGTTTGTTCGTAGCGGTTTATGGAGCCTTCATGTTCGGTGAGTTGATCGAAAAAAAGCGAATATCCGCCTTCCTCGTTTTCATGTTGCTTGCCGCGATCATCACTTTGTTTTTATCAGAGTCAAGAACAGGTGTCATGGCCTGTGCTCTGGGGTTTTTCTTTGCAGTTTTCTACAAATTTTTTACCCAGGCAAGTACAAGATTGGGCGTTTTCAAGAAAATACCCATAGTCATGTTGGGATTAATCGTGTTTCTATCAGTAGTTACTCTCGTATACGGGGTTGATCTCGGTTCCGCCGTGTTCGACTTCATGATCAAAGGTGGGCGGGAAGGTGCGATGCAAATTGTAGATTCTGTTGAGACTCGTTCGGATGCATTGAGAATTTCCTTGAACAACTTTTTTAATCACCCCGTTGGCGGGATTGGTTTTGGCCTGGCTAGTATTCCTGCATTTATGGATGTTTACCATGATCCGTATTTCAATATTCCGATTAGCGCTCCAGTTGAAAAGACTAATATCTATATTGGTCTGCTGGAGGAGTCTGGAATTGCTGGGGTTACTGCGTTTATGTTGTTAGCCTGGTTTATTATATCAAGAGTTGCAAGGCATGGTTCTCTGGGGGCGTTATCGCTTATTTTGACAATTTTTATTCTAGGTATGGGCGAAGCATTCATGTTCTCGATAAATGGCTTTGGCGGCTTTGCGTGGATCTTGATAGTGTTTCTATATTTGAGAAGTGATCCGCGGATAAGAAACAGATAG
- a CDS encoding dTDP-4-dehydrorhamnose reductase family protein encodes MIDTRIRVLVLGASGMLGNAVLRLFEQSSGYLVFGSVRSHSAAGLLPQSVKRRLVACIDVENFDSLAGLFSQTNPQIVINCIGLVKQKAEAADPLLALPINSILPHRLARLCAVAGARLIHISTDCVFSGTRGMYTEGDFPDATDMYGRTKFLGEVDYPHAVTLRTSIIGQELQEARSLVSWFLAQNGEVKGYQSAIFSGLPTLEVGRVIRDYVIPNPQLQGLYHVSAEPINKFDLLMLLARVYQKEINIVPDNTLVINRSLDSSLFRKSVGYTPSSWPELVSSMQQFG; translated from the coding sequence GTGATTGATACAAGGATAAGGGTTCTGGTTCTCGGAGCGAGCGGCATGTTGGGCAATGCGGTGCTACGATTGTTCGAACAAAGCTCGGGCTACCTGGTGTTTGGTAGTGTACGCTCCCACTCTGCTGCTGGCTTGCTACCGCAATCAGTCAAGAGGCGCCTCGTTGCTTGTATTGATGTTGAGAACTTCGACAGTCTGGCTGGTTTGTTCAGTCAGACTAATCCGCAAATAGTGATCAATTGTATCGGCCTCGTGAAACAAAAAGCAGAGGCTGCAGACCCACTACTGGCACTTCCAATCAATTCGATACTGCCGCACCGATTAGCCAGGCTGTGTGCAGTAGCTGGTGCGCGTTTGATTCATATAAGCACTGATTGCGTTTTCTCGGGTACTCGAGGCATGTACACTGAGGGCGATTTTCCCGATGCGACAGATATGTACGGCCGGACCAAGTTTTTGGGTGAGGTCGACTACCCGCATGCGGTTACGTTAAGAACCTCTATTATTGGGCAAGAGCTTCAGGAGGCGCGAAGCCTTGTCTCATGGTTCCTGGCGCAAAACGGTGAGGTCAAGGGTTATCAAAGTGCAATATTCTCCGGTCTTCCAACGCTGGAGGTTGGACGTGTTATTCGGGATTATGTCATCCCTAATCCGCAACTACAGGGTCTCTATCACGTATCAGCAGAGCCCATCAACAAGTTCGATTTGTTGATGTTATTGGCACGCGTCTACCAGAAAGAAATAAATATCGTCCCCGACAACACGTTAGTGATCAATAGATCATTAGACTCGTCCTTGTTCAGAAAGTCGGTGGGGTATACGCCATCATCTTGGCCGGAACTTGTGAGCAGCATGCAGCAGTTCGGTTGA
- a CDS encoding polysaccharide biosynthesis protein, with translation MFEDKCLMITGGTGSFGHAVLSHFLSTDVREIRVFSRDEKKQEEMRILLNNPKIRFYIGDVRSRDSLDQAMKGVDYVFHAAALKQVPSCEFYPMEAVQTNIMGTENVMLAAAANGVQKVVVLSTDKAVYPINAMGISKAMAERLVIAKSRMQQDGETIFCATRYGNVMASRGSVIPLFVSQIESGKAITVTDLNMTRFLMSLEDSVDLVMYAYQHGLQGDIFVQKSPASTVADLAQALNELFGHENPLQIIGTRHGEKLHESLISREEMARAIDLGKYYRIPADNRDLNYAKYFSDGEETITTAEDYTSQNTVRLDVEKTKQLLLSLDYIKDRLHA, from the coding sequence GTGTTTGAAGACAAGTGTTTGATGATTACCGGTGGGACTGGCTCGTTCGGCCATGCAGTCCTGAGCCACTTTTTGTCAACGGATGTGCGAGAAATTCGAGTTTTCAGTCGTGACGAGAAGAAGCAAGAAGAGATGCGGATTCTATTGAACAATCCCAAGATACGGTTCTATATCGGTGATGTTCGAAGTCGAGATAGCCTTGATCAAGCAATGAAGGGAGTTGACTATGTGTTTCATGCGGCAGCTTTGAAGCAAGTGCCATCGTGCGAGTTCTATCCGATGGAGGCCGTACAGACCAACATCATGGGGACGGAAAACGTCATGCTTGCGGCAGCGGCCAACGGAGTCCAGAAGGTCGTGGTATTGAGCACTGACAAGGCTGTGTATCCTATTAACGCCATGGGTATATCGAAGGCGATGGCTGAGCGGCTCGTCATTGCCAAGTCACGAATGCAGCAAGATGGGGAGACAATCTTTTGTGCAACTCGCTACGGGAATGTGATGGCTTCCCGCGGTTCTGTGATACCCCTGTTTGTTTCGCAAATTGAATCAGGCAAGGCGATTACCGTCACGGATTTGAATATGACTCGCTTCCTGATGTCACTCGAAGATTCAGTGGATCTGGTCATGTACGCCTACCAGCATGGCTTGCAGGGGGACATTTTTGTACAAAAGTCACCAGCATCAACTGTCGCAGACTTGGCACAGGCGCTGAATGAATTGTTTGGACATGAAAATCCGCTACAAATCATCGGCACACGACATGGTGAGAAACTCCACGAATCACTTATCTCACGAGAGGAGATGGCGCGTGCCATTGATCTGGGCAAGTATTACCGGATACCGGCTGATAATCGTGATCTGAATTACGCAAAGTATTTCAGTGATGGGGAGGAGACAATAACGACAGCTGAGGATTACACATCACAAAACACGGTGCGATTAGATGTCGAAAAAACCAAACAGCTTTTGTTGAGCCTGGATTACATCAAGGATCGGCTACATGCTTAA